Proteins encoded by one window of Halobaculum halobium:
- a CDS encoding nuclear transport factor 2 family protein — protein sequence MTADATVRSYYDAVDAGEYDALADLLAPEFVHERPDRTLSGRESFVRFMREDRPRTDTAHRLDAVYVRTDDDDDASGGPDSGGETDTPAEVVVRGRLLDGDGADMFGFVDVFRLASGDAVERLTTYTN from the coding sequence GTGACAGCCGACGCGACCGTGCGGTCGTACTACGACGCCGTCGACGCCGGCGAGTACGACGCGCTCGCCGACCTGCTCGCGCCCGAATTCGTCCACGAGCGCCCCGACCGGACCCTCTCGGGCCGCGAGTCGTTCGTCCGATTCATGCGCGAGGACCGCCCCCGGACGGACACGGCACACCGCCTCGACGCGGTGTACGTCCGAACCGACGACGATGATGACGCTTCCGGCGGCCCGGACAGCGGCGGAGAGACTGACACACCCGCCGAGGTCGTGGTTCGAGGACGTCTACTCGACGGCGACGGCGCCGACATGTTCGGCTTCGTCGACGTGTTCCGCCTCGCGAGCGGCGACGCCGTCGAGCGGCTGACGACGTACACCAACTAG